In Lutra lutra chromosome 5, mLutLut1.2, whole genome shotgun sequence, a single genomic region encodes these proteins:
- the SOWAHA gene encoding ankyrin repeat domain-containing protein SOWAHA yields the protein MALAAAAAAAAAGVSQAAVLGFLLEHGGKVRNSDLLSRFKPLLDAGDPHGRAARRDRFKQFVNDVAVVKELDGVKFVVLKKKLRPGGAPEPLPSCVPGTLGAPALPSKITSVSQWEPADPGAPSPAAAQQAVEPPEDLAPPVEPQDTPGAPASEPTQPAGEVLLGPAQQSGAPSDAQISGFELALPPKGLPTDVAPPSRSRSVEALPHAEARAPEPGRGATKEEPAPGRHAQPPPKPCMLPVRCVPGPAALRIRAEEPSLRRQLSEEPSPRSSPLLLRRLSVEESGLGLSLGPGRSPHLRRLSRAGPRLLSPDADEAPAAPPPSAVPLEPTEHEWLVRASGGCWTHQLHGLLLRDSGLAAKRDFISGFTALHWAAKSGDREMALQLVEVARRGGAPVDVNARSHGGYTPLHLAALHGHEDAAVTLVVRLGAQVHVRDHSGRRAYQYLQPGASYALRRLLGDPCLRGSTEADVTSAGGGTFAARRPVQVAATILSSTTSAFLGVLADDLMLQDLARGMRKSGSFSKFLGASPMAPRKKSKARSSLPAFSEISRRSTPGPLAGLVPGLPPTS from the coding sequence ATGGCGCTAGCCGCCgcggccgcggccgccgccgccggggtGAGCCAGGCGGCTgtgctgggcttcctgctggAGCATGGAGGCAAGGTGCGCAACTCCGATCTGCTGAGCCGCTTCAAGCCCCTGCTGGATGCAGGCGACCCCCACGGCCGCGCCGCCCGCAGGGACCGCTTCAAGCAATTTGTCAACGACGTGGCTGTGGTGAAGGAGCTCGACGGCGTCAAGTTCGTGGTGCTGAAGAAGAAGCTGCGGCCCGGAGGGGCCCCGGAGCCCCTGCCCTCGTGCGTCCCCGGCACGCTCGGGGCACCAGCCCTGCCTTCGAAGATCACTTCCGTCTCACAGTGGGAACCGGCTGACccgggggctccatccccggcCGCGGCGCAGCAGGCGGTGGAACCACCTGAGGACCTGGCCCCGCCGGTAGAGCCACAGGACACGCCGGGGGCTCCGGCCTCAGAGCCCACTCAGCCGGCCGGGGAGGTGTTGTTAGGTCCGGCTCAGCAGTCAGGGGCGCCCTCAGACGCCCAGATTTCAGGCTTTGAGCTGGCCCTGCCCCCCAAGGGGCTCCCTACAGACGTGGCCCCGCCGTCTAGGTCGCGGTCGGTGGAGGCCTTGCCCCACGCAGAGGCGCGGGCCCCGGAACCTGGGCGTGGGGCGACGAAAGAAGAGCCAGCACCCGGTCGGCACGCGCAGCCGCCTCCGAAGCCCTGCATGCTGCCTGTGCGCTGCGTCCCAGGCCCCGCCGCGCTCCGGATCCGGGCCGAGGAGCCGAGCCTGCGCCGGCAGCTGTCGGAAGAGCCGAGCCCGCGGAGCTCCCCGCTGCTGCTGCGGCGGCTGTCAGTGGAAGAGTCTGGCCTGGGCCTCAGCCTGGGCCCGGGCCGCTCCCCGCACCTGAGGCGCCTGTCGCGCGCAGGCCCGCGCCTGCTGAGTCCGGACGCGGACGAAGCGCCCGCCGCGCCGCCACCGTCTGCTGTGCCCCTGGAGCCGACCGAGCACGAGTGGCTAGTGCGGGCGTCTGGGGGCTGCTGGACCCACCAGCTGCACGGGCTGCTGTTGCGAGACAGCGGCCTGGCGGCCAAGCGCGACTTCATATCTGGCTTCACGGCCCTGCATTGGGCCGCCAAGAGCGGCGACCGCGAGATGGCGCTGCAGCTGGTGGAGGTCGCGCGACGCGGGGGCGCGCCGGTGGACGTGAACGCGCGCTCGCATGGCGGCTACACGCCGCTGCACCTGGCGGCTCTGCATGGCCACGAGGACGCCGCTGTGACGCTGGTGGTGCGCCTGGGTGCGCAGGTGCACGTGCGTGACCACAGCGGACGGCGCGCCTACCAGTACCTGCAGCCCGGTGCCTCGTACGCGCTTCGCCGCCTCCTAGGCGACCCCTGCCTTCGAGGCTCTACCGAGGCAGACGTCACCAGTGCTGGTGGTGGCACTTTTGCGGCCCGGCGCCCAGTGCAAGTGGCCGCCACCATCCTCAGTTCCACCACCAGCGCGTTTCTGGGTGTCCTCGCCGATGATCTGATGCTCCAAGACCTGGCTCGAGGCATGAGGAAGTCGGGCTCCTTTAGCAAGTTCTTGGGTGCCTCGCCCATGGCTCCACGTAAAAAGAGTAAGGCCCGCAGTAGCCTGCCGGCTTTTTCAGAAATCTCTCGTCGATCTACTCCAGGACCCTTGGCTGGTCTAGTGCCCGGCCTACCCCCCACATCCTGA